The Nomia melanderi isolate GNS246 chromosome 7, iyNomMela1, whole genome shotgun sequence genome includes a window with the following:
- the Mat1 gene encoding CDK-activating kinase assembly factor, protein MDDQACPRCKTTKYRNPSLKMMVNVCGHTLCESCVDLLFLKGSGSCPECKIPLRRANFRVQLFEDAMVEKEVNIRKRVLRDFNKKEEDFGSLREYNDYLEEVETIIYNLANNIDVLETHKKIEQYKKDNKDQITKSKSKLGRSEYELEEMIELEKQKEEERRMELVKQEMEAKRKKIREKEALIDELTFSEGNAKNIVETFASAIQASKKETKAAPPKATQFSTGIKFSNQGSQNYMPVPKLDEGPLYSYTPIRQATEGPTPPGWRELQARGYVTHVRVESSAERAGGFKAHVACLRALQEAMAGLYHNPSQRQTEYTSV, encoded by the exons ATGGACGACCAAGCGTGTCCAAGATGCAAAACTACCAAATATCgaaatccatcgttgaaaatgATGGTAAACGTTTGCGGACACACGTTGTGTGAAAGCTGCGTTGATTTGCTCTTTCTTAAAG GATCGGGATCTTGTCCGGAGTGTAAGATCCCTCTTAGGAGAGCCAACTTCCGTGTGCAGTTGTTCGAGGATGCGATGGTGGAAAAAGAAGTAAACATACGGAAGAGGGTACTGAGAGATTTCAATAAAAAGGAAGAGGACTTTGGGTCGTTACGGGAATACAATGATTACTTAGAGGAAGTTGAAaccataatatataatttagcaaaTAACATTGATGTCTTGGAAACTCATAAAAagatagaacaatataagaaagataataaAGATCAGATTACTAAAAGCAAATCTAAACTCGGCAGAAGCGAGTATGAACTGGAGGAGATGATAGAGCTAGAGAagcagaaagaagaagaaaggcgAATGGAATTAGTCAAACAAGAAATGGAAGCTAAGAGGAAAAAGATTCGTGAGAAGGAGGCATTGATAGATGAACTTACATTCTCAGAAGGAAATGCAAAGAACATTGTAGAAACATTTGCCTCTGCTATTCAAGCATccaagaaagaaacgaaagctGCACCTCCTAAGGCTACTCAATTTAGTACAGGAATAAAATTCAGCAATCAAGGAAGCCAGAATTATATGCCTGTGCCAAAACTCGATGAAGGGCCTTTATACTCTTATACTCCTATTCGGCAAGCTACTGAGGGCCCAACACCACCTGGTTGGAGGGAACTACAAGCACGTGGTTATGTCACTCACGTTAGGGTAGAGTCTTCAGCGGAAAGAGCAGGAGGATTTAAGGCACATGTTGCGTGTTTGAGGGCCTTGCAAGAAGCTATGGCTGGCCTCTATCATAATCCCTCGCAACGCCAAACAGAATATACAAGTGTATGA